The window TGGTTACACTTGGGCGGTTTTTTTATCCCGCCCCGCAGTCGATTGAGAAGTCTATGAACACCGAATCCAAAGAACACGCTCCCTGGTACAAAGAACCTATGGTGTGGCTGGTTGCGGGTATTCCGCTGTTAGCTGTCTGCTGGGGTTTTGTGATGCTGACCCTGGCACTGGAATCGAAAGATTCCCTGGTCAGTGACAGCTATTACAAAGATGGCGTGAGCTACACCGAAAACGTTGAAGCCGATGCCCACGCTGCCCGCCTGCAGATCAAAGCCGATCTGACGTTCAGCGAAAATGAAATCCACCTGACCCTGAAAGGCTATCTGGATGAAGAGCCTGCCACCCTGCAACTGCAGCTGATTCACCCGACCCTGCAGGATCGTGATCTGACCGTACTGCTGCAGCGCCTGGGCGATGGTCACTACGCCGGTGTTAACGAACTGGTACTGCCTGAACGCCGTCATATCTGGTTACTCAGCCATGAGCAACAGTGGCGCATCCGCGGTACCGAACTGATTGAAGCTGACAAGGTTATTAACTTACACGCCAAATGAACGCCACTTCAGCCCAGGAGCGCTGCTTTCACTGCGGTGAAACGACCACCGAAGGTGAGCGCTGGTCAACCCTTATTGATGGCCAACGGCAGCCGATGTGCTGCCCGGGCTGCAAAGCCATTGCCGAAACCATTGTCGCCAGTGGCCTGAAAGATTATTACCGCCACCGCACCGAATTACCGGAGCTGTCACCGGCTGAGCTGGAAGACAGCGATCTGTCGGCGCGCGAATCCCTCACTCTGTACGACAGCGAAGCCCTGCAACGGCGTTTCGTGGCCCGCCTGAGCGGAGCCCAGCAAGGGGAAGCGGAAGCCACCTTTATTATCGACGGCATCAGTTGCGCCGCCTGTGCCTGGCTGATCGAGCACCGCATCGGCCAGCTGCCGGGGGTAAAAAACGCCGTACTGAACCTGTCCAACCACCGTTTGGTGGTGCGCTGGCAGTACGACCAGATTGCCGTATCCAGCATTGCCGAAGCGATTTACCGTCTGGGCTATAAAGCCTCTCCATTCTCGGCCACCGAACAGGAAGAGCAGCGCCACCGCGAAGGCAAAGTGGCGATCCGTCGTCTGGCGGTTGCCGGTATCGGCACCATGCAGGTGATGATGCTCGCGGTGCCCCTGTATGTGGGCATGGCTGAGCAATACGAATTCTTTATGCGCCTGGCATCCATGGTCATGACCCTGCCGGTGGTGCTGTTCAGTGCGCGGCCGTTCTTTACCGCCGCCCTGCGCGACCTGAAAACCCGCCATCTGACGATGGACGTGCCGGTCTCGCTGGCGATTATCCTCGCCTTCTGCTCAAGTATCTGGAGCACCTTCAATCAGGGCATTGAGGTCTATTTCGACTCAGTCTGTATGTTCACCTTCTTCCTGCTGCTTGGCCGCTTTCTGGAGATGCGCGCC of the Thalassolituus hydrocarboniclasticus genome contains:
- a CDS encoding FixH family protein; the protein is MNTESKEHAPWYKEPMVWLVAGIPLLAVCWGFVMLTLALESKDSLVSDSYYKDGVSYTENVEADAHAARLQIKADLTFSENEIHLTLKGYLDEEPATLQLQLIHPTLQDRDLTVLLQRLGDGHYAGVNELVLPERRHIWLLSHEQQWRIRGTELIEADKVINLHAK